From Lysobacter silvisoli, the proteins below share one genomic window:
- a CDS encoding non-heme iron oxygenase ferredoxin subunit, with product MGDWVFVCATSQLLPGESAVAWDGDTPILVVNYDGDYYALEDNCSHEDFELSAGNYDGEAATVECVLHGAKFDVRDGRPLCAPAYSPVTKFPVKVESDGVWTRDDRG from the coding sequence ATGGGCGACTGGGTTTTCGTTTGCGCCACCTCGCAACTGCTGCCGGGCGAGTCCGCGGTGGCCTGGGACGGCGATACGCCGATCCTGGTGGTGAACTACGACGGCGACTATTACGCCCTCGAGGACAACTGCTCGCACGAGGACTTCGAGCTGTCGGCCGGCAACTACGACGGCGAGGCCGCCACGGTGGAATGCGTGCTGCACGGCGCCAAGTTCGACGTGCGCGACGGCCGCCCGCTGTGCGCCCCGGCCTACAGCCCGGTGACCAAGTTCCCGGTCAAGGTCGAAAGCGACGGGGTCTGGACCCGCGACGACCGCGGCTGA
- a CDS encoding TonB-dependent receptor: MSTSKFVVSPLAGALALALSLPVLAEPAPDPQAKDLDGVEVQGVRVQKASSGKYTAPLRDTPQTITVIDRGTIDGQNLLSLQDILSTLPGITFGAGEGGGGYGDKINLRGFNADSDITVDGVRDSGLYSRTDPFNLETVEVINGANSVYSGAGSVGGTINLVSKNAGLNEFHKASVAAGTDSYARVTTDSNFVLGESSALRLNTMVHQNDVPGRDVEENERWGVAASLAFGLGGNTTWTLNYLHQEDKNTPQYGLPFFNGDVLPGVDRGNYYGYSNVDKQDVELDALTSIIEHSFNDRFKLRNLSRWQQVDQFALVDAVQGTWCLANNLTPTGTSCGSTLPGNYTPSGPRGFGRDTRNTTLYNQTDLTVAFNTGAVEHNLVAGFSILHEEFDLDTTSYFRNPNGTNPYIPGLPQMNIANPDHIWRGVFNRTLTGRTEGELDNRALYVFDTIKFNEQWQLSLGARYEHNEGETNSAVVVLAPTTVGAPLPAQPIGTVTGYGVPFKNSDDLFSYRAGLVYKPVENASIYVAYGNSKTPSKASVNGACTAQTCEVDPETAVSYELGAKWDLFDGRLALTGSVFRNERENYKVADLGNPANPSGLQQLDGSARVDGVMLGVSGLLADNWAVYANYAFLDSEVLQGVSDRQVGLGLDYTKGDRLLNVPEHSFSLWTTYDLSPKWQIGYGATYQGKIWLTQHSATNVNGPLTTYGSYWTHRAMVAYKINRKAQLQLNVNNLTDEEYYTRIRNNGWATPGDGRQVVLSANFTF; this comes from the coding sequence ATGTCGACCTCGAAGTTCGTCGTGTCGCCGCTCGCCGGTGCACTTGCCCTCGCCCTCAGCCTGCCCGTGCTCGCCGAGCCGGCGCCCGATCCCCAGGCCAAGGACCTCGATGGCGTCGAAGTCCAGGGCGTGCGGGTGCAGAAGGCGAGCTCGGGCAAGTACACCGCGCCGCTGCGCGACACCCCGCAGACGATCACCGTGATCGACCGCGGCACCATCGACGGTCAGAACCTGCTGTCGCTGCAGGACATCCTGTCGACCCTGCCGGGCATCACCTTCGGTGCCGGCGAAGGCGGCGGCGGCTACGGCGACAAGATCAACCTGCGCGGCTTCAACGCCGACAGCGACATCACCGTCGACGGCGTGCGCGACAGCGGCCTGTACAGCCGCACCGATCCCTTCAACCTGGAAACGGTGGAAGTGATCAACGGCGCCAACTCGGTCTACTCCGGCGCCGGCTCGGTCGGCGGCACCATCAACCTGGTCAGCAAGAACGCCGGCTTGAACGAGTTCCACAAGGCCTCGGTCGCCGCCGGCACCGACAGCTACGCGCGCGTGACCACCGACAGCAATTTCGTGCTGGGCGAAAGCAGCGCGCTGCGCCTGAACACCATGGTCCACCAGAACGACGTGCCGGGCCGCGACGTGGAAGAGAACGAGCGCTGGGGCGTGGCCGCCTCGCTGGCCTTCGGCCTGGGCGGCAACACCACCTGGACGCTGAACTACCTGCACCAGGAAGACAAGAACACCCCGCAGTACGGCCTGCCCTTCTTCAACGGCGACGTGCTGCCGGGCGTGGACCGCGGCAACTACTACGGTTACAGCAACGTCGACAAGCAGGACGTGGAGCTGGATGCGCTGACCTCGATCATCGAGCACAGCTTCAACGACCGCTTCAAGCTGCGCAACCTCAGCCGCTGGCAGCAGGTCGATCAGTTCGCGCTGGTCGACGCGGTGCAGGGCACCTGGTGCCTGGCCAACAACCTGACGCCGACCGGCACCTCCTGCGGCAGCACCCTGCCCGGCAACTACACCCCCAGCGGCCCGCGCGGTTTCGGCCGCGACACCCGCAACACCACCCTGTACAACCAGACCGACCTGACGGTGGCGTTCAACACCGGCGCGGTCGAGCACAACCTGGTGGCCGGCTTCTCGATCCTGCACGAGGAATTCGATCTCGATACCACCAGCTACTTCCGCAATCCCAACGGCACCAACCCGTACATCCCGGGCCTGCCGCAGATGAACATCGCCAACCCGGACCACATCTGGCGCGGCGTGTTCAACCGCACCCTGACCGGGCGCACCGAGGGCGAGCTCGACAACCGCGCCCTGTACGTATTCGACACCATCAAGTTCAACGAGCAGTGGCAGCTGAGCCTGGGCGCGCGCTACGAGCACAACGAAGGCGAGACCAACAGCGCCGTCGTGGTGCTGGCGCCGACCACCGTGGGCGCGCCGCTGCCGGCGCAGCCGATCGGCACCGTCACCGGCTACGGCGTGCCGTTCAAGAACAGCGACGACCTGTTCTCCTACCGCGCCGGCCTGGTCTACAAGCCGGTCGAGAACGCCAGCATCTACGTCGCCTACGGCAACTCCAAGACCCCGTCCAAGGCCTCGGTCAACGGCGCCTGCACCGCGCAGACCTGCGAAGTCGATCCGGAAACCGCGGTCAGCTACGAGTTGGGCGCCAAGTGGGACCTGTTCGACGGCCGCCTGGCCCTGACCGGTTCGGTGTTCCGCAACGAGCGCGAGAACTACAAGGTCGCCGACCTGGGCAACCCGGCCAATCCGTCGGGCCTGCAGCAGCTCGACGGCAGCGCGCGCGTGGACGGCGTGATGCTGGGCGTGTCCGGCCTGCTGGCCGACAACTGGGCGGTCTACGCCAACTACGCCTTCCTGGACAGCGAAGTGCTGCAGGGCGTGTCCGACCGCCAGGTCGGCCTGGGCCTGGATTACACCAAGGGCGACCGCCTGCTGAACGTGCCCGAGCACTCCTTCAGCCTGTGGACCACCTACGACCTGTCGCCGAAGTGGCAGATCGGCTACGGCGCGACCTACCAGGGCAAGATCTGGCTGACCCAGCACAGCGCCACCAACGTCAACGGCCCGCTGACCACCTACGGAAGCTACTGGACCCACCGCGCGATGGTCGCCTACAAGATCAACCGCAAGGCCCAGCTGCAGCTCAACGTCAACAACCTGACGGATGAGGAGTACTACACCCGCATCCGCAACAACGGCTGGGCCACCCCGGGCGACGGCCGCCAGGTGGTGCTGAGCGCCAACTTCACGTTCTAA
- a CDS encoding Fe2+-dependent dioxygenase: MLLHVPKVLTAEQVAHCRQRLAQAGWADGRITAGHQSAKAKDNAQLPDSDPAARELGQLILDALSRNSTFFSAALPQRVFPPLFNRYEGGQAFGFHVDNAIRYDRSRGGMEAVRTDLSATLFLSEPEDYDGGELIIEDTYGSHSVKLAAGDLVLYPGTSLHKVTPVTRGARLASFFWIQSLVREDAQRRMMFELDVSIRRLTADVPEHPALVQLTGVYHNLLRRWSDT, from the coding sequence ATGCTGTTGCACGTGCCCAAGGTCCTCACCGCCGAACAGGTCGCCCATTGCCGGCAACGGCTGGCGCAGGCCGGTTGGGCCGATGGCCGCATCACCGCCGGCCACCAGTCGGCCAAGGCCAAGGACAACGCGCAGCTGCCCGACAGCGATCCGGCCGCACGCGAGCTGGGCCAGCTGATCCTGGATGCACTGTCCAGGAACTCCACCTTCTTCTCCGCCGCCCTGCCGCAGCGCGTGTTCCCGCCGCTGTTCAACCGCTACGAAGGCGGTCAGGCCTTCGGCTTCCACGTCGACAACGCGATCCGCTACGACCGCAGCCGCGGCGGCATGGAGGCGGTGCGCACCGACCTGTCGGCGACGCTGTTCCTGAGCGAACCGGAGGACTACGACGGCGGCGAACTGATCATCGAGGACACCTACGGCAGCCACAGCGTCAAGCTGGCCGCCGGCGACCTGGTGCTGTACCCGGGCACCAGCCTGCACAAGGTCACTCCGGTCACGCGCGGCGCGCGCCTGGCCTCGTTCTTCTGGATCCAGAGCCTGGTGCGCGAGGATGCGCAGCGCCGGATGATGTTCGAACTCGATGTGTCGATCCGCCGGCTCACCGCAGACGTGCCCGAGCATCCCGCGCTGGTGCAGCTCACCGGCGTGTACCACAACCTGCTGCGGCGCTGGAGCGACACTTGA
- a CDS encoding PepSY-associated TM helix domain-containing protein: MSADAARAGDPNRRAYWLKTLHRWHWISAAVSLVALLLFAATGITLNHAAQIEAEPQVVTVNETLPASALRSLQGERADDAPLPAGARDWLRAQIGVNVDGRSVEWSDAEVYVSLPRPGGDAWLSIDRQSGAIEYEVTTRGWIAWLNDLHKGRNTGAVWRWFIDIFAVACLLFALTGLWLLQLHARQRGKTWPLVAAGLAVPLLLIVLFMH, from the coding sequence TTGAGCGCCGACGCCGCCCGCGCCGGCGATCCCAATCGCCGCGCCTACTGGCTCAAGACCCTGCACCGCTGGCACTGGATCAGCGCCGCGGTCAGCCTGGTCGCACTGCTGCTGTTCGCCGCGACCGGCATCACCCTCAACCATGCCGCGCAGATCGAGGCCGAGCCGCAGGTGGTCACGGTCAACGAGACCCTGCCCGCCAGCGCGCTGCGCAGCCTGCAGGGCGAGCGCGCCGACGATGCGCCGCTGCCGGCCGGCGCGCGCGACTGGCTGCGCGCGCAGATAGGCGTGAACGTGGACGGCCGCAGCGTGGAATGGTCCGACGCCGAGGTCTACGTGTCGCTGCCGCGCCCCGGCGGCGACGCCTGGCTCAGCATCGACCGCCAGAGCGGCGCGATCGAGTACGAAGTGACCACGCGCGGCTGGATCGCCTGGCTCAACGACCTGCACAAGGGCCGCAACACCGGCGCGGTATGGCGCTGGTTCATCGATATTTTCGCCGTGGCCTGCCTGCTGTTCGCGCTGACCGGCCTGTGGCTGCTGCAACTGCACGCGCGCCAGCGCGGCAAGACCTGGCCGCTGGTGGCGGCGGGCCTGGCCGTACCGCTGCTGCTGATCGTCCTTTTCATGCACTGA
- a CDS encoding DUF2271 domain-containing protein: MTLLPRTVLIAAMAMPVSAIAADLDLSIEIPRLKVAEYHRPYVAAWIERPDNTVAANLLVWYDVDMKNGEGTKWLKDIRQWWRRSGRTLKMPVDGVSGATRAVGQHALSFKGGSKPLAGLAPGQYTLVIEAAREVGGREMLSIPFQWPAKGGAQNLSAQGKTELGSVRLAVKP, translated from the coding sequence ATGACGCTGTTGCCCCGCACCGTACTGATCGCCGCGATGGCGATGCCGGTGTCGGCGATCGCCGCCGACCTCGACCTCAGCATCGAGATCCCGCGGCTGAAGGTCGCCGAGTACCACCGCCCCTACGTCGCCGCCTGGATCGAGCGCCCCGACAACACCGTCGCCGCCAATCTGCTGGTCTGGTACGACGTGGACATGAAGAACGGCGAAGGCACCAAGTGGCTGAAGGACATCCGACAGTGGTGGCGGCGCAGCGGCCGCACGCTGAAGATGCCGGTGGACGGCGTCAGCGGCGCGACCCGCGCGGTGGGCCAGCACGCGCTGAGCTTCAAGGGCGGCAGCAAGCCGCTGGCCGGCCTGGCGCCGGGCCAGTACACCCTGGTGATCGAAGCCGCGCGCGAAGTCGGCGGCCGCGAGATGCTCAGCATCCCGTTCCAGTGGCCGGCCAAGGGCGGCGCGCAGAACCTGTCGGCGCAAGGCAAGACCGAGCTGGGCTCGGTGCGCCTGGCGGTGAAGCCCTGA
- a CDS encoding DUF4198 domain-containing protein, which yields MKIKLIAAAVAALASVGSAQAHKAWLQPSQTVFSDKGAWLTVDAAVSNDLFYFNHVPLPLERLRITAPDGSAVQAQNASTGKLRSVFDVELAQEGTYKIAMVNEGMFASYKLGGEAKRWRGKAEEFKAGIPAGATEVSASESLGRVETFATVGSPTTTVFKSTGKGIELVPVTHPNDLFAGEKATFQLLVDGKPAAGLKIEVVPGATRYRDQQNDMQLTSGADGKFEVTWPQAGMYWLETASEDAKTTLPEAKQRRLSYVAVFEVLSQ from the coding sequence ATGAAGATCAAACTCATCGCCGCCGCGGTCGCCGCCCTGGCCTCCGTCGGTTCCGCCCAGGCGCACAAGGCCTGGCTGCAGCCCTCGCAGACCGTGTTCTCCGACAAGGGCGCCTGGCTCACGGTGGACGCCGCCGTGTCCAACGACCTGTTCTACTTCAACCACGTGCCGCTGCCGCTGGAACGCCTGCGCATCACCGCGCCGGACGGCAGCGCGGTGCAGGCGCAGAACGCATCCACCGGCAAGCTGCGCAGCGTGTTCGACGTGGAGCTGGCGCAGGAAGGCACCTACAAGATCGCGATGGTCAACGAAGGCATGTTCGCCAGCTACAAGCTGGGCGGCGAAGCCAAGCGCTGGCGCGGCAAGGCCGAGGAGTTCAAGGCCGGCATCCCGGCCGGCGCCACCGAGGTCAGCGCCTCGGAAAGCCTGGGCCGGGTGGAAACCTTCGCCACCGTCGGCTCGCCGACCACCACCGTGTTCAAGAGCACGGGCAAGGGCATCGAGCTGGTGCCGGTGACCCATCCCAACGACCTGTTCGCGGGCGAGAAGGCGACGTTCCAGCTGCTGGTCGACGGCAAGCCGGCGGCCGGGCTGAAGATCGAAGTGGTGCCGGGCGCGACCCGCTACCGCGATCAGCAGAACGACATGCAGCTGACCAGCGGCGCCGACGGCAAGTTTGAGGTGACCTGGCCGCAGGCCGGCATGTACTGGCTGGAAACCGCCAGCGAGGACGCCAAGACCACGCTGCCGGAAGCCAAGCAGCGCCGCCTGAGCTACGTGGCGGTGTTCGAAGTGCTGTCGCAGTAA
- a CDS encoding FAD:protein FMN transferase, protein MQPPTIRMTWSGPATPAAAARAVQALAGATMGTRWSVKLVAEASALASLQRGIQACLDEVVAQMSTWEPDSDLSRYNRGEAGSMHALPDGFAAVLDAALKLAADSHGAYDPTVGPLVNLWGFGPEGARETAPDDAAIAQAQAHVGWQRVGYDPHARTAVQPGGAYLDFSSIAKGYGVDRVAQWLREQGIEAFLVEVGGELYGQGRKPDGSAWQVAVERPSTDEADESTQAVLALDSYAIATSGDYRRYFDHGGQRYSHTVDPRSGRPVTHALAAVTVLHPQCMQADGLATVLAVLGPQAGMAYANQRQLAAMFVLHDGDGFLTRMTPAFIARQRAA, encoded by the coding sequence ATGCAGCCGCCGACCATCCGCATGACCTGGAGCGGGCCAGCCACGCCTGCCGCCGCCGCGCGCGCAGTGCAGGCGCTGGCGGGCGCGACCATGGGCACGCGATGGTCGGTGAAGCTGGTGGCCGAGGCGTCCGCGCTGGCGTCGCTGCAGCGCGGTATCCAGGCCTGCCTGGACGAAGTGGTCGCCCAGATGAGCACCTGGGAACCCGACTCCGATCTCAGCCGTTACAACCGCGGCGAAGCCGGCAGCATGCATGCGCTGCCGGACGGCTTCGCCGCGGTGCTGGACGCGGCGCTGAAACTCGCCGCCGACAGCCACGGCGCCTACGACCCCACCGTGGGCCCGCTGGTGAACCTGTGGGGCTTCGGCCCCGAAGGCGCGCGCGAGACCGCGCCCGACGACGCCGCCATCGCCCAGGCGCAGGCGCACGTGGGCTGGCAGCGCGTGGGCTACGACCCGCACGCGCGCACGGCGGTGCAGCCGGGCGGCGCTTATCTGGATTTTTCTTCCATCGCCAAAGGCTATGGCGTGGATCGTGTGGCGCAATGGCTGCGCGAGCAAGGCATCGAGGCGTTCCTGGTCGAAGTAGGTGGCGAACTCTACGGCCAGGGCCGCAAGCCCGACGGCAGCGCTTGGCAGGTAGCGGTGGAACGTCCGTCGACCGATGAGGCCGATGAAAGCACGCAGGCGGTGCTGGCCCTGGACAGCTATGCCATCGCCACCTCCGGCGATTACCGCCGCTATTTCGACCACGGCGGCCAGCGTTATTCGCACACCGTGGACCCGCGCAGCGGCCGGCCGGTCACGCATGCGCTGGCCGCGGTCACCGTGCTGCATCCGCAGTGCATGCAGGCCGACGGCCTGGCCACGGTGCTGGCCGTGCTGGGTCCGCAGGCCGGCATGGCCTACGCCAACCAGCGCCAGCTCGCGGCGATGTTCGTGCTGCACGACGGCGACGGCTTCCTGACCCGGATGACGCCGGCCTTCATCGCCCGGCAGCGCGCGGCTTGA